One genomic segment of Candidatus Stygibacter australis includes these proteins:
- a CDS encoding hydrogenase iron-sulfur subunit translates to KILSFLCKWCSYTGADLAGINRMQYPTAILPIKVMCSSRVDPVFLIKSYLRGADGILVGGUHPGDCHYQVGNYHTRRRTAIVKQIFTTLGLDEGRIRLTWISASEGQKFAQVGNEFTDKIKAMGGNSTQKQIFL, encoded by the coding sequence CCAAGATATTAAGTTTTTTATGTAAATGGTGTTCCTATACCGGAGCAGATCTGGCGGGCATAAACCGGATGCAGTATCCCACGGCAATTTTACCTATTAAGGTGATGTGTTCAAGCCGCGTAGATCCTGTGTTTCTGATCAAATCTTATCTGCGTGGAGCAGATGGAATTCTGGTAGGTGGCTGACATCCTGGTGATTGTCATTACCAGGTTGGTAATTATCATACTCGCAGAAGAACGGCTATAGTGAAGCAAATATTCACAACCCTTGGTTTGGATGAGGGTAGAATACGTCTTACCTGGATATCAGCTTCAGAAGGTCAGAAATTTGCCCAGGTTGGCAATGAGTTTACTGATAAGATCAAAGCGATGGGTGGAAATTCTACTCAAAAGCAAATATTTTTGTAA